In Mycobacterium sp. Aquia_213, the sequence TCAGCGCGTCTGCACCCTCGACGGTCTTCAGGTGGGCGTTCATGATGGCCGAAATCACTTGCAGGTCCAGCTGAGAACTTGCCGAATTCTGGTGCGCCAGAGCTGCTTCAGCGCCAGCGATGGCTTCGGCCGCGGCACCCTCAGACCGCTGCGGCGGGGGACCGGCCGTGTCCGCGCGGGAGCCGAACAGCCCCGGATGTTGTCGTCGGATCTTGGCCAGAATCGCGTCGAGTTGTTCCGGACGTGTCGTGGGTGTGACCACGGCCGCCAGCTCTGACGACGTCAGCCCCCTCTGCCATGCGTTCGGATCGCCGGCACGGTCGCGCACGACTTTGACCGTGGCCAGTAGCTCGTCATACGTCGACATCGGCTAGCCAAACGGCGCTGCGCCCCAATGCGGGCGGTGTCGCAACCCCTTCATGCCGGGTGACAGTACTGAGGCCCTCAGCTGTCGACAATTCACCGCGGCGCCGCTGTGGATGAAATTCCACGCGCTAGCCTGCGGATACGCCGTATTCTCCCCGTAAGCTTTCCAGCACAGCCGTTTTCGCGCGATCGAATTCGCGCGCGTCCGCCACGACCGCCGCGATCTCACGTTGCTTGGCAACCAGAAACTTCTGAAACTCCCGCGCGCCCGAGGGCGTATCGACGGCCAGGCTCCGGTGCTCCGGAACAGTGCGCTCGATCTCGT encodes:
- a CDS encoding DUF4226 domain-containing protein; this encodes MAEQTGHSLAAIQARQSALATRHDSVAEADRALMDVLASAHAAMRESIRRLDAIADEIERTVPEHRSLAVDTPSGAREFQKFLVAKQREIAAVVADAREFDRAKTAVLESLRGEYGVSAG